From Carassius gibelio isolate Cgi1373 ecotype wild population from Czech Republic chromosome B23, carGib1.2-hapl.c, whole genome shotgun sequence, the proteins below share one genomic window:
- the LOC128011746 gene encoding multiple epidermal growth factor-like domains protein 6, which produces MLSGWLRLVLIFTFWTQLVPCLGAGNTRYRYYHRNCYTCFNGYQGYNSGHLGADIDECQVHNGGCQHRCVNTRGSFYCECNPGFRLHIDGRTCIAVLSCSVNNGGCEHGCVQISPVHFQCRCRPGYQLTADGKRCRQRNPCAERNGGCVHLCRSDGGHAVCSCHQGFMLAPDQKSCEDVDECETGLAACAHSCRNTPGSFSCICNPGYELGSDGRKCYRIAIEIVNSCDSDNGGCSHHCQHGTLGPVCSCNQGYQLAEDLKACLDLEECEEGTSCCEQDCTNYPGGYECYCRAGYRLNNDGCGCDDVDECLSDNGGCEHTCQNTAGSYHCFCEFGNRLAEDRHSCIPLERAVKELSNPVLVERPLLHLTLLQDYPQPLERHHDYEDDDGFGELRSESTLSEKFVCLNGTFGHDCSLTCEDCSNGGLCNIDRDGCDCPDGWTATICNQTCPEGTFGRNCSFTCKCKNGGTCDPISGKCRCPPGVSGDLCQDGCPKGLYGKHCNKKCNCANNGGCHRTYGACLCDPGLYGRFCHLSCPKWSYGSGCSSECQCVQQNTLQCHRRHGTCVCKPGYQGKTCSLECDSGYYGPGCKSKCQCPEGVSCHHMTGQCQRQCPAGLHGDHCDRMCAVGQFGVGCSQSCDCNGAPCDSVNGKCHCPAGQRGEHCEKECEEGRWGLGCAELCPSCDNGGLCDRRHGTCICPPGYMGNLCQNVCPFGHFGLSCQLRCTCENSGQCHHVTGFCVCKDGWTGPNCGKACEAGRWGPNCANQCDCRSSVGSCDPVTGQCLCEAGYTGPRCDQKCPEGFFGQGCRHRCQCENEAVCEHVSGACTCFPGWTGTYCEKPCPEGFHGFECQQKCRCLNGGHCHPVTGDCQCPSGWVGPLCNTTCDAGTYGPGCSQTCYCHNNATCDPADGKCECGAGWTGSSCEQECPSGFYGVGCHQHCLCQNGGSCDRISGHCTCLSGRTGVACELECAPGHFGMDCQHKCECENGGVCDGQNGRCSCPAGWMGLRCEMACSQGSYGPGCKQQCRCDHNAPCHHITGTCICPAGWRGSHCEKICLPGSFGKRCAQRCHCPRGTSCNHVTGECGCPPGFTGNGCERVCQSGMFGLNCNQVCQCSEVHQLCHPVTGVCYCAPGYQGSKCDTECAVGNYGPNCEQRCQCLNNGVCKTSTGTCTCPPGYIGPNCNITCPSGRYGQDCARVALCGEGARSDPVTGRCVCKAGQRGEDCGKGCPKGWFGEDCAQCCNCSNGGLCDAVTGNCTCGLGWTGDSCDTECPRGRYGANCREICYCKNNGTCDRVTGECRCPPGYYGHLCEHACPVGFHGHRCQLLCDCRANAPCDPGTGRCLCPPGYQGLLCDRECDPGTFGPNCVHKCDCDEDTPCDPVSGRCLCAPGKTGSHCDIDCGVNQFGPDCSERCECHNGGQCNPRNGRCTCLNGWVGPSCRQGLTSSQRTSRSKRKDSESG; this is translated from the exons ATGCTGTCCGGGTGGCTGAGGTTAGTGCTCATATTTACTTTCTGGACTCAGCTGGTACCATGTTTGGGTGCTGGAAATACACGTTACCGCTACTATCACAGGAACTGCTACACCTGCTTCAATGGATATCAGGGATACAACTCAGGACACCTGGGAGCAG ATATTGATGAGTGCCAGGTTCACAACGGGGGCTGCCAGCATAGGTGTGTGAACACCAGAGGCTCGTTCTACTGCGAGTGCAACCCGGGGTTTCGCCTGCACATAGACGGCCGCACCTGCATAG CTGTCCTATCCTGTTCAGTGAATAATGGAGGCTGTGAGCATGGATGTGTCCAAATTTCTCCAGTTCACTTCCAGTGCCGCTGTAGACCTGGGTACCAGCTCACAGCTGATGGAAAGCGCTGCAGAC AGAGGAACCCATGTGCGGAGAGGAACGGCGGCTGTGTGCACTTATGTCGCAGTGATGGCGGTCATGCTGTGTGCAGCTGTCACCAAGGCTTCATGCTGGCCCCGGACCAGAAGAGCTGTGAAG ATGTCGATGAGTGTGAAACAGGATTGGCGGCATGCGCTCACAGTTGCCGGAACACTCCGGGCTCCTTCTCATGCATCTGCAATCCAGGATACGAGCTGGGCTCTGATGGCAGGAAATGCTACC GTATTGCAATAGAGATCGTTAATAGTTGTGACTCGGATAACGGTGGCTGTTCACACCACTGTCAGCATGGCACACTCGGACCCGTCTGCAGCTGCAACCAGGGTTATCAGCTCGCGGAGGACCTCAAAGCCTGTTTGG ATCTAGAAGAATGTGAGGAGGGAACTTCATGCTGTGAGCAGGACTGCACAAACTACCCCGGAGGTTATGAGTGCTACTGCAGGGCAGGATACAGACTCAACAATGATGGATGCGGATGTGACG ATGTGGATGAGTGTCTGTCTGATAATGGGGGCTGTGAACACACATGTCAGAACACAGCTGGCTCCTATCACTGCTTCTGTGAGTTTGGAAACCGACTTGCTGAAGACAGACACTCCTGTATTC CCTTGGAGAGAGCGGTGAAGGAATTGTCCAATCCAGTGTTGGTTGAGAGACCTCTCCTTCATCTCACTCTCCTCCAGGATTACCCACAACCCCTGGAGCGCCATCACGACTATGAGGACGACGATGGCTTTGGAGAGCTGCGCTCAGAGAGCACCCTCTCTGAGAAATTTG TGTGTTTGAATGGGACGTTTGGCCATGACTGCAGCCTGACGTGTGAAGACTGCTCGAACGGAGGACTGTGTAACATTGACAGAGACGGTTGTGACTGCCCAGACGGTTGGACAGCAACCATTTGTAACCaaa CCTGTCCAGAGGGAACATTTGGCAGAAACTGTTCATTCACTTGCAAGTGCAAGAATGGTGGCACCTGTGACCCGATCAGTGGGAAGTGCCGCTGCCCACCTGGAGTCAGTGGAGACCTGTGCCAGGACG GCTGTCCGAAGGGACTATACGGAAAGCACTGCAACAAGAAATGTAACTGTGCTAATAACGGCGGCTGCCATCGCACGTATGGAGCCTGTCTGTGTGATCCGGGACTCTATGGCAGGTTTTGTCACCTAT CTTGCCCCAAGTGGTCGTATGGATCTGGCTGCTCATCGGAGTGTCAGTGTGTGCAGCAGAACACGCTTCAGTGCCATCGACGTCATGGAACATGTGTGTGCAAGCCCGGCTATCAGGGCAAGACCTGCAGCTTGG AGTGTGATAGTGGATACTACGGTCCAGGATGTAAATCAAAATGCCAGTGTCCAGAGGGAGTGTCTTGTCATCACATGACAGGACAATGTCAGCGTCAGTGCCCAGCCGGTCTGCATGGGGATCACTGCGACCGAA TGTGCGCCGTGGGACAGTTTGGAGTTGGATGTTCACAGTCTTGTGACTGTAATGGAGCTCCATGCGACTCAGTGAACGGGAAGTGCCATTGTCCCGCTGGGCAGAGAGGAGAACACTGtgagaaag AGTGTGAAGAGGGCCGCTGGGGGCTGGGATGTGCAGAGCTATGTCCTtcctgtgataatggtggattgTGTGATCGGCGTCATGGCACCTGTATTTGTCCACCGGGATACATGGGAAACCTCTGTCAGAATG TCTGCCCATTTGGGCACTTTGGCCTCAGCTGCCAGTTGCGCTGCACATGTGAAAACAGCGGGCAGTGCCACCATGTGACCGGTTTCTGCGTTTGTAAAGATGGCTGGACAGGACCCAACTGTGGGAAAG CTTGTGAGGCGGGACGCTGGGGACCGAACTGTGCCAACCAGTGTGACTGCAGGAGCAGCGTGGGCAGCTGTGACCCTGTGACTGGGCAATGCCTCTGTGAAGCAGGCTACACGGGACCACGCTGTGATCAAA AGTGTCCAGAGGGATTCTTCGGCCAGGGCTGCCGTCACAGATGCCAGTGTGAGAATGAAGCAGTGTGTGAGCATGTGAGCGGTGCCTGTACTTGTTTCCCAGGCTGGACTGGAACGTACTGTGAAAAAC CCTGTCCTGAGGGTTTTCATGGTTTCGAATGCCAGCAGAAGTGCCGGTGTTTGAATGGTGGTCATTGTCACCCCGTGACTGGAGACTGCCAGTGTCCATCTGGTTGGGTTGGTCCTCTTTGCAACACCA CATGTGACGCTGGCACCTATGGCCCAGGCTGCAGTCAAACCTGTTACTGTCACAATAATGCCACCTGCGACCCTGCTGATGGGAAATGTGAGTGTGGAGCAGGATGGACAGGGAGCAGCTGTGAACAAG AGTGCCCATCCGGTTTCTATGGTGTGGGCTGCCACCAGCACTGCTTGTGCCAGAATGGAGGGTCATGTGACCGAATCAGCGGGCACTGCACGTGTCTAAGTGGACGGACTGGAGTGGCATGTGAACTGG AATGTGCTCCGGGACACTTTGGCATGGACTGTCAACACaagtgtgagtgtgagaatgGCGGTGTGTGTGATGGACAGAATGGCAGGTGCTCCTGTCCCGCAGGCTGGATGGGCTTGCGCTGTGAGATGG CATGTTCTCAAGGTTCATATGGTCCAGGCTGTAAGCAGCAGTGCAGGTGCGATCATAATGCCCCATGTCACCACATCACTGGCACCTGCATCTGTCCTGCAGGCTGGAGAGGGTCGCACTGCGAGAAAA TTTGTTTACCTGGTTCATTTGGGAAGCGATGCGCTCAGCGATGTCACTGTCCTCGTGGCACTTCCTGTAACCATGTGACCGGGGAGTGTGGCTGCCCACCTGGGTTTACTGGGAATGGCTGCGAACGAG TGTGTCAGTCAGGTATGTTCGGACTGAACTGTAATCAGGTGTGTCAGTGCTCCGAGGTTCATCAGCTCTGTCACCCCGTCACCGGCGTCTGCTACTGTGCTCCAGGATATCAAGGCAGCAAGTGTGACACAG AGTGTGCGGTGGGTAATTATGGTCCTAACTGCGAGCAGAGGTGCCAGTGTCTGAATAACGGAGTGTGCAAGACCAGCACTGGCACCTGCACCTGTCCACCGGGATACATTGGACCAAACTGCAATATCA CCTGTCCATCAGGGCGTTACGGGCAGGACTGTGCACGAGTGGCTTTGTGTGGTGAAGGGGCCCGGAGCGATCCGGTCACTGGCAGATGCGTGTGCAAAGCGGGACAGCGAGGGGAAGACTGCGGCAAAG GTTGTCCTAAGGGCTGGTTTGGGGAGGACTGTGCTCAGTGCTGTAACTGCAGTAATGGAGGACTGTGTGACGCGGTCACAGGAAACTGCACCTGTGGACTGGGCTGGACAGGAGACAGTTGTGATACAG AGTGTCCCAGAGGCCGATATGGGGCCAACTGCAGGGAAATATGTTATTGTAAAAATAACGGCACCTGTGACAGAGTGACGGGCGAGTGTCGCTGTCCTCCTGGGTATTACGGACATCTCTGTGAACATG caTGCCCTGTTGGTTTCCATGGACATCGCTGCCAGCTTTTGTGTGACTGTCGTGCCAATGCACCTTGTGACCCTGGAACTGGCCGCTGTCTCTGTCCTCCAGGATATCAAGGACTCCTCTGTGATAGAG AGTGTGATCCAGGTACATTTGGGCCTAATTGTGTCCATAAATGTGACTGTGACGAAGACACACCATGTGACCCTGTCAGTGGCAGGTGTCTGTGTGCACCTGGGAAAACGGGATCTCACTGTGATATAG ACTGTGGAGTGAATCAGTTTGGGCCTGACTGCTCAGAGAGATGTGAATGTCACAACGGAGGTCAGTGCAATCCACGCAATGGACGCTGCACCTGTCTCAACGGTTGGGTCGGACCAAGCTGTCGACAGG GGCTCACGTCTAGTCAGAGAACTAGCAGAAGCAAAAGGAAGGACTCCGAATCAGGATAG